The DNA segment ATGGGCGCCGACTTAAGCCGAGGTCAGATACGGGGCAACTCGATTCAGTGCCCATTCCATGCGTGGAGCTGGGGTCCCGATGGCAAATGCAATCACATTCCTTACAGCAAGCGGATTCCGCCTAAGGCGAAGGTAAGGTCGTGGCCGACCAGCGAACAGAACAAGCTGCTGTTCGTATGGAACGATCCCGAGGGCAATTCGCCCTCCGACGAAGTCGCCATTCCGCGCATGGATGCGTGCTACTCGGATGAATGGACCGACTGGGCAATGGTGAAGTGGACGATCAATACCAATTGCCGCGAGCTGATCGACAACGTGTCCGACATGGCACATTTTCCGGTGGTGCACAGCGCACCGGTCGATTACTTCGCCAACGTGTTCCAGGGACACAAGGCGACCCAGATTATGATTGGGTCGGGGCAGGGCGGAATGCAGGGAAACCTGGCTACCTGCGCGACCTATTTTGGCCCGGCCTATCAGATCACGCAGATGCGCGGGGAGATGGGCGGGTTCACGGTCGATTCGCTTCTGCTCAACTGCCACGTTCCGATTACGCTTAATTCCTTTGACCTGCGCTTTGGGATGGTGGTGCGCAAGATGAAGGGGATGAGCGAGGAGATGTCCAAGCAGGTTTGCGACGCCTACATCCAGGCGATTCAGCAGGGGTTCTACCAGGACGTCGAGATTTGGGACCACAAGGTGCGGATCGATAATCCGCTGCTGTGCGAAAACGACGGACCCATCTACCAGCTGCGCGAGTGGTACAGGCAGTTCTATCTCGACGCTGACGCGGTGCCCGAAGAAAACCACAAGCGCCAGGTGGTGGAGATCAATCGTGGTTACGACCACCCCCCGGCGCCGCATCACGTTTTCGAGGAATAGAGGGCCACAAATCCGTAAAGAGGCGCGGCTCGGAAGTCCGTGAAACCAGCGTAGTTTGCCGATTTCTTTTTCGACTGCGCATGGCGTAAATCAACAGGGGTGCGCAACGCATCCTCCCGGCGGGAGCCGGCGGAACCGGGACCCTTCGAATCAGTTCCCCTCTCCTTGTCGCAATTCAGCGACCTACTGGCCGCGATTTATCAGGGTCCTTTGGAGACGGTTCCGTGGAAGACCGCGCTCGACCTGCTGCGGGTTCATCTGCGTGCCAACTACGTGACCTTGATGCT comes from the Candidatus Binataceae bacterium genome and includes:
- a CDS encoding Rieske 2Fe-2S domain-containing protein codes for the protein MGADLSRGQIRGNSIQCPFHAWSWGPDGKCNHIPYSKRIPPKAKVRSWPTSEQNKLLFVWNDPEGNSPSDEVAIPRMDACYSDEWTDWAMVKWTINTNCRELIDNVSDMAHFPVVHSAPVDYFANVFQGHKATQIMIGSGQGGMQGNLATCATYFGPAYQITQMRGEMGGFTVDSLLLNCHVPITLNSFDLRFGMVVRKMKGMSEEMSKQVCDAYIQAIQQGFYQDVEIWDHKVRIDNPLLCENDGPIYQLREWYRQFYLDADAVPEENHKRQVVEINRGYDHPPAPHHVFEE